The genomic window TAAAGACTGTAATAAGCAGGCCGACTGAACGGGCTGATATGTTTAGCTCCTGCATTATTTTCGGGAAGGCGGGTGTAATACTGGCCACACCCATTACAGAGGTGAGTGTCACCCCGAATATTATCCGGAGATTTTTATCCAGATAGAGTCTCCCGCCCGGTGTTGAATTCATGCCACTATTACCCATGATTATCCAGGTTAGAGGTTGCCTCTCTATATGCCCATTAACCTTAGCATATCATTATGTATGTGGCTGTTTGTTGCAAGTATGCTCTTTAACCAGGGGTTAAAGCCCTTTCCGCTAAAGTCACTTATCTCACCGCCTGCCTCTGTGAGTATGATACTCCCGGCTGCCGTGTCCCAGGGTTTTAAATCCTGTTCCCAGAACCCGTCCAGCCTGCCATTAGCCACATAACAGAGATCAATGGATGCAGCACCCGGTCTTCTCAACCCCTGTGCCTCCACAATGATCCTTTTCAGGCGGCCAATAATCTCGTCGCTCTTTTTATCAATATCATAGGGGAACCCGGTGGCAACAAGGGCATCCCTGATATTAGCTGTTGCAGATACATTTATTGATTTTTTATTAAGAAAGGCTCCCTTTCCCTTTTCAGCCTCAAAGAACTCATCCATGACCGGGTTATAAACAACACCTGCCACAACCTCATCACTGACCATGAACCCTATTGATACGGCAAAAAATGGGAATGAGTGGGCAAAATTGGTGGTGCCGTCAAGGGGGTCAATAACCCATTTGCGATCGGATATCTTACCCTGCTCTCCACCCTCTTCCGCAATGATCATATCATCAGGGAATGCCTTTGTTATTGCTGAAACAACCGCCTTTTCTGACAGAAGGTCTGCCTCTGTAACAAGGTCTCGCTTACCCTTTTTTCTGATCTCTTCAAGGTTCCCGTAAAAACCCTTTATGATCCTGCCCGCTTCAAGCGCTGCTAAGCGGGCTGTTTCCATCTCTTTATTGTACATATGAATAATCCTTTTATATTTAGACATCTTATTTTAAAAGGTATCTGTAACATATAAAAAACAAAAATTAATAGTTAATCTGGATGGACACTAATTATACACAATCCTTTCCTTCGGCTTTTTATCCAGCTCCTCCCTTACCGCACAGGCGACAGTCTCTGTCAGGTACGGTTTTTTAAGGTATGCCCCTGCACCCAGCTCAAGTGCTCTTTTGAGACGATCCGTTTCAGCATAGCCGCTTATGATTATTACCTTTTGTTCAGGCCTGAGTTCATGGATCTTCTGGTATGTATCAAGTCCATCCATTCCCTTCTGCATAACCATATCCAGCAGGACAAGGTCAGCAGGATGATCTTTAATATAATCAAGGGCCTCTTCGCCGTTTGATTTCACTGCCACTGAATAGCCAAGCATGGTCAATATCTTTGTGGCTATCTCCCTCTGCTCTTTAACATCATCCACAACCAGTATAGATTCACCCCTTCCATTTTTAAGGGACAGGGCAGGCCTCACCTTTTTTTCAGGCAGGGGTTCATGGGTTATTGGGAAGTAAAGACGAAATGTGGTGCCACGTCCCTTTATACTGTCCAGAAAGATATAGCCCTCATGATCTTTGATTGAATTCCATACAATGGTCATACCCAGGCCTGTCCCGCTTCTCCCCATCTCTTTCTTGGTATAAAAGGGCTCAAAGATCTTCTCCTTTTCCTCTTCTGAGATGCCTTGACCCTCATCAGAGACCTGTAAGAGGGCATATTCACCCTCGCTCATTTTACTGTCAGGCCGGTTTTCCACAGTAATTATTTCACTGGAGGTCTTTATAACTATTTTACCACCTTCCGGCATTGCCTCAGCGGCATTGGAGACAAGGTTTGTAATGGTCTTTGCAAAATGTACCGGAAACCCCTTTATCTTGAGGGGTGTTCCCTCATGCTCCACCCTGATATCAGCCTTCGGGTGAAAGATTTTGATCCTTTCCACCTCCGGGCCTGCAACACACTCAGCAACAATATTGTTTATATCAAGCACCTCTTTATTTGCCACCCTCCTCCTTGAAAGGGTAAGGAGATCTTCAACGATGGCTGCTGCCCTGAGACCTGATTTTTTTATGGTTTCCAGGGGCTTTCTCAACGGGCTATCTTCAGGTGTGTCTAAGAGGAGCATTTCAGGGTAATTGATTGATGCCGCAAGCACATTATTGAGGTCATGTACCACGCCCCCTGCTACAATACCCACAAGTTCCATCTTCTGCGCCTGCTCAAGCCCTGTTTTTAGCCTCCTTGTTTCATCGAGGGCATCGCTTAATGCCCTGTTTGTTGTGAGGAGCTCTGTGTTCTGCGTATTCAGGTCTCTGACAAGCCCGGCAAGCTGACTGTTTACCTTTGACATGATAATGACAATGAGCCCTGTTAAAAATACCATGCTTACAGTGCCCAGTATCCAGGAAAAAGGGGATTGTATATATCCAAGGATATCCAGGTTTAATGTCAGCATACCCTTAACAAAAGAAGCGCCGACAACAGCTACAGCGACTGAACTTAACAGGACAGATATTATCCCGCCACGGGTTCCATAGAACACTGTCACCACAATACAGAAAATAAGCATCATTGCTGAACTGTATCCGACAAGACCAAATTTTGACAGACCTGATACGGCAAGTAAAAAAAGGATGCCTGCCAGGAGGATTGACTTTATTGTGTGAGGAAGGTGTTTTTTATAGAGGGAAATCCATAAGACTACGATATAGGAGAATATATGAATATAGAGGAAGTTTTGCCATCCCATAGAGAACACCCTTGAAAGGGATGCTGCAAGAACAAATGCGCCTATATAGTTAAGGCACATTAGTACACGGTCAAGCTGCTCTTCATGAATTTTTTTCATTACATCTTCATTATTACCCATAATTACCTCCCTGGTTTCAACTGTAATTAAAAAGGAATAGGATCTATCGCTGCTTCAGTTTATTATGGTTTTGCACCTATTGTGATTTTCATACCTGAAAAGTCTATGTTCAGGACATTATATTCCCCCTTTATAGTCAGATATTGTTATGAAATGGTGACAGCAGAAGGAGTATGACACCTGAACCAGCCTTTGCGGGCATAAGGGTATTTGACTGTGGACAAAAAACTTGATCATTAAAGCCGCTAAATGGAAATTAATGGAAAAAAATGCCTGTACAACTAATTATGTATAATGTATTTGTACGCGTGTTTCAAAAAAAAGCAAAGTAATTTTGTTTTTTTTTGATCCGACTGGTAAATACTGTATCTCAAGGCAGCAGCTGATATTATGACACCAGAAAAAATAATTTTACAGTCAGCCGGGTCATTATCTGTAGGCATAATCGCCCTTCTCATGTTTACCCTGCAAAGCCTTCTTTTTTTAAAAAGGAGAGAAAAAACCTGGTACGCATGGAGCGCTGCCATATCATTTTCCGCTGTTCTTTACACAACAGGAATTTTTATAGAGTATAACACCCCGGCAGGGCCGCTCAACCGCTTTTCCGGCATCCTTGAATTTGCCGCACTGATCCTTTTGATTCACTGCATGTATGGCTTTACCTATTCGTACCTTGGTATGAATGCGAAGAGATACCATCTGATAGCAGGGCTATTTCATCTACTTATCATGACACTATTATGGGCCACAGACCTGATTGTCTCTTATGAGTTTTCCACATGGCAGTTTCTGTTCCTTAAGTCACCCTATGTGGAGCCCTCCATAGGTATTATTGGCCCTTTTTTTATGCTTTATATCGCTGCTTCTGCTCTATATGGGATGATATTATGGATAAGGCACAGGCAAACAGAGGTTAAATATCGAATAATATTTCTGTCAGGCATGGGTTTTTGGATTATACTCGGTATTCATGACGGGCTTGCTGCATCCGGTGTATCAACCATTCAATATATGATGGAATACGGGTTTCTTGGCTTTGCCTTTACAGTCCTGTGGGTTGTTATCAACAGCTATATGGATACGGAAACCGATGAAAAATACCGCCTGATTACTGAGCATGCAAATGAAAGTATCATTATAGTGCAGGATGAAAAGATCGTTTTTGGCAATCCCGCCTTCTGCAATCTTATTGGTGAACCCTTGACCGATTTATCTTCTTTAACTTTTTATGAGATGATGAATCCAAAAGACCGGGAATTTTACACCAATGTCTACTTTTCACTTTTAAAAGGAGAGGCCCCTCCCGGCAGGCACACCATGTGTGTTAAAGAAAAGGGGGGCGAAGAGCGGTTTCTTGAAATAGTTATAACCGCAATAACATACAGGGGGAGGGCTGCCGCTCTCGGGGTTATGCGTGATATCACTGAACAAAAAAAAGAGGCAGAGGCGCTTCGGGACACAGAAGAAAAAGTGCTAAGGTTGAAAAAGATGGAGTCCCTTGGCCTGCTTGCCGGAGGGGTTGCCCATGATCTTAATAATGTGCTTTCAGGTATAATAAATTACCCTGAACTGTTGCTGATGGACATTGGTCAGGATAGCCCCCTGAGAAAACCGCTTGAAGGGATAAAGAGCTCCGGGGAGCGTGCAGTAGCCATTGTGCAGGACCTGCTTACAGTGGCAAGGGGAGTAGCCATTCAGAAAGAGCCGTTAAATATTAATGATATAGTTATAAGCTATCTTGACTCCCCTGAATATACAAAACTTAATCAATTTCATTCCGGGGTCACAGTGAAAACAGCCCTTGACCCTGATCTGCCAGATATTGAAGGCTCACCGATCCATATAAGAAAGGTGATAATGAACCTTGTTTCAAATGCGGCAGAGGCAATCAGTGATAAAGGTAATATACTGATATCCACCATGCCCTGTTGTCTTGAAAAGCCGGTAAAAGGCTACGATACTTTAAATACAGGGGAGTATCTGATGCTTTCTGTGGCTGATAACGGGCCGGGGATCGATCCAGAGGATATGGAAAGGATATTTGAGCCCTTTTATACAAAAAAGGTTATGGGGAGGAGCGGTACAGGCCTTGGGCTTTCAGTTGTCTGGAATGTGATCCATGATCACAAGGGGTATATAGATGTAACGAGCAGCAGTGAGGGCACTACATTCAGCCTCTACTTCCCTTCATTGAAACTGGTTGATTCCAGAAGAAGATTTGCGGTTCCTGTCAGTGAGTATCAGGGGAATAATGAAAAAATTATGGTCGTTGATGATGTTGATGCGCAGAGGGACATTACATGCAGCATGCTGGAGAGGCTCGGCTATGAGACAATTGCTGTATCGAGCGGTGAAGAGGCGGTTTCCCGTATCAAAAATAATCCTGTTGACCTTGTGCTGATTGACATGATCATGGAGCCTGGTATAAACGGTAAAGAGACTTATGAAAGGATGTTAAAAATCAGACCCGGACAAAAAGCTATAATAGTGAGCGGTTTTGCTGAGACAGATGATGTAAAAAAGACACTTAAAATGGGGGCTGGCAAGTACTTGAAAAAGCCGTTTTCATTTGAGGATATTGGACTTACAATAAAGGCGGAACTTAAAAGAAAGGCCTCTTAACCATTCGACAACAAGGAGAATAATATGATCCAGACCTCTATAACACCTTCGGCAGGGAAACGTCTGATTGCAAGATCCATTGTCTGTCACCCGGCGATCAGGGAAGCGCTTACATCCGGGACCATCGTTGTTGTTGCAGGCACCACAAATGGATATGTAGCAGAGGAGCTGCTTGCTGCATGCGGAGATGAAAGTGGGTTTTCCCGCAGACGTTTCTTTCGCGGCATAACACTCCCGCCCTATCAGAAGATTACTGATTCAGGAAGGATATCAGATGAGAGCCGTTTTCCCGGGGACATTATTATCCAAAAAGGGACAATCATAAAGGGAAAGACCATATTTGATGTGGTTGATGAACTCAGGGAAGGGGATGTTATCCTTAAGGGCGCCAATGCAGTTGACCTGATACATAAACAGGCTGGGGTTCTGATCGGCGATGCAAAGGGCGGCACCATTGTAGCAGCATTACAGGCCGTTACAGGAAGACGTGTGAGGTTCATCCTGCCTGTGGGCCTTGAAAAACGGGTCTCAACAGACCTGAATATCATAGCAAATTTATTGAATACACCAGGGGCATCGGGTGCCAGACTGCTTCCGGTACCGGGAGAGGTTGTAACAGAGCTGGAGGCAGTTAATATACTCACAGGCGCCAGCGCTGAGCTGGTTGCAGCAGGCGGTGTTTGCGGGGCAGAGGGCACAGCATGGCTTGCAATATTAGGCTCTCCTGAGCAGGAAGAGGCGGCAAAAGAGCTTTTTACCGATATCAGGAAAGAGCCCAATTTCACGCTGTAAACAGGTATAGGAGGAAAAATGAAAGCCGGTATAGGGTATGCAAACATAGCTGATGGAATGTCCTCTGGCAGGAAGGTTGCTGAAAATGCTGTCAAAGATGGCAATATTGTTAACCCCGGTATTGTTATTGCCTTTGCAAGCGGTAACATTGATCATTACCAGTTTTTTAATGGTATCAGGTCTGTGGTGGGCCATGATGTGCCTGTTATCGGGGGTTCTGCAATCGGTGTTATCACAGGCACGGAGATCTCTTACGAGGGATATCCCTCAGCTGCGGCGGTAATAGAGTCTGATACCCTCAAACTGGAATTGGGTGTAGCAGGGGATCTTGATAAGGATGAAAAAACCGCTGGTGAAACCCTGGGTTCAAGATTTACAGATACAGGCAAGCTTTTATTGATATTATATGATTCGGTAAAAAAAGGTCCATCAGAATCCGGGCCGCCCGTGATAAATGCATCACGGCCCCTGATCAGGGGAATAGAGAAGAAGCTGAATCAAGAAATACCGATCCTTGGCGGAGGAGTTATCGGCGATTACGGGTTTGGCACTACATGGCAATTTTGCGGCTCATACGTGGCCAATCAGAGCGTTGCAGGGTTAATGCTTGGCGGTAAATTTACACCATATTACCGGATTATGCATGGCTGCATCCCCAAGGATGGGATTTATCACAGGGTTACAAAGGCGGAAGGCCCGGTTATTTATGAGCTGGATGGAAGGCCGGTCGTGAAAATCATAGATGAACAATATGGAAGCAGCGAATGGCGTAAACAGACCCCTGTTCACCGTCTCACCCTTGCCATAAACCATAGCGAAAAATATGCGGACTTCACAGAGACAGACTTTGTAAACAGGCTGATTTCAGGGGCATTGCCTGATGAAAAAGGGATAGTGCTTTTTGAACCTGATATAGAGGAGGGTGATGAGGTATTGTTTATGCTGCGCAACGGGGCAATGATGATAGGTTCCGCAAAAAAGAACACGCTGGAATTATTTGAAGAGATAGCCTCAAGGGGTGAAAAACCGATGTTCGGTCTCTATATAGATTGCGCAGGGAGGACTGCGGTTTACTCTGAAACCCTTTCTGAGGAGGCATCAGAAGTGCAGAAGGTTTTCAATCAGCACAATGTTCCTCTGCTGGGGTTTTATTCCGGGGTCGAGATTGCGCCGGTTCAGGGTAAAAGCAGGGGGCTTGACTGGACAGGGGTTTTACTGGTACTTGCACAAAAATAATATATGACAACGGGTTTCAGGGATAAAGATGGGAACAGAACTTGAAGAGGCCAGAAAAGAGGCTGAATATTACAAAAAGGTTGCTCAAAATACCGGGAACCTGTTTCTAAGAGAGACAGAGGAGCTGTCAACCCTTGTCAACCGGATCAGGGGCGTTGAAAAGGCACTGAGAGAAGGTGAAGAAAGGCTCCGCAATATCATAGAACACAGCAATGAGATGTTTTTCCTGCATGATACCAGCCATAAATTTATTTATGTGAGCCCTAAATCACAGGAATTTTTTGGTTTCAAGCCGGATGATATGAATATCATGTGGACAGATCTGGTCACTGATAACCCCGATAACAGGGCTGGATTTGAATCAACTGCCAAGGCGATAGAGACCGGCATTAAACAAAAACCCTATATTATTGAATGCAGAAAGAAAGATGGTAATAAAATCCTGCTCGAAATCGATGAGTCCCCTGTCAGGGATGAACAGGGTCGGGTCGTTGCAATAGCCGGTGCTGCAAGGGATGTAACAGGAAGAGAAAAACTGGAGGCGGATCTGCGCCAGGCAATCAAAATGGAGGCTATCGGTACACTGGCAGGGGGAATAGCACATGATTTCAACAACCTGCTTATGGGGATACAGGGCAGGACATCACTGATATTGATGGATATTGACCCGAACCACCCCTTTACCGAGCACCTTAAGGGCATAGAAGAGCATGTACAGAGCGCAAGCAACCTCACAAGTCAGCTCCTGGCCTTTGCCAGAAAGGGAAATTTCGAGGTTAAACCTCTTGATCTTAATGAACTGATCAAACACTCTTCGCACATGTTTGGGCGCACCAAGAAAGATATCAAAATCAATCTACAGCTTCAGCCTGGCCTCTGGACAGTTGAAACAGACAGAGGCCAGATGGAACAGGTATTTTTAAATCTCTTTATTAATGCCTGGCATGCAATGCCGGGTGGCGGAGAAATATGTATTATCAGCGAAAACATTATGCTTGAAAATACTTCTGCCATATCATTTTCGGTCATGCCCGGTAATTATGTAAAGATTTCAGTGAGCGATACGGGTGTCGGCATAGACGATGCCATAAAGGAAAAGATATTTGACCCATTTTTTACAACAAAGGAGATGGGCAGGGGTACAGGTCTTGGGCTTGCCTCAGTGTACGGGATCATCAAGAACCATGGCGGTATAATTGATGTTCACTCAATAAAAGGTAAAGGAACAACCTTTGATATCTACCTGCCAGGGTCAAACAAAGAGGTTGCAGAGGTCAAGGCTATTAATGAAGAGGCAATAAAGGGCACAGGGACAATACTGCTTGTCGATGATGAGCCCATGATCATTAATGTAGGAAAGGCCCTGCTTGAGAGACTGGGATATAAAGTAATAATAGCAGAAAGCGGCAATGCTGCGATCAACGTTTTTGAAACAGATAAAGATAAGATTGATATAGTGATTCTGGATATGATAATGCCGGGCATGAACGGAATAGAGACATATAGACGCCTGAAAAAAAGCAATCCGGGCATAAAGGTCCTTTTTTCCAGCGGGTACAGCATGG from Desulfatiglans sp. includes these protein-coding regions:
- a CDS encoding inositol monophosphatase, yielding MSKYKRIIHMYNKEMETARLAALEAGRIIKGFYGNLEEIRKKGKRDLVTEADLLSEKAVVSAITKAFPDDMIIAEEGGEQGKISDRKWVIDPLDGTTNFAHSFPFFAVSIGFMVSDEVVAGVVYNPVMDEFFEAEKGKGAFLNKKSINVSATANIRDALVATGFPYDIDKKSDEIIGRLKRIIVEAQGLRRPGAASIDLCYVANGRLDGFWEQDLKPWDTAAGSIILTEAGGEISDFSGKGFNPWLKSILATNSHIHNDMLRLMGI
- a CDS encoding response regulator, translated to MGNNEDVMKKIHEEQLDRVLMCLNYIGAFVLAASLSRVFSMGWQNFLYIHIFSYIVVLWISLYKKHLPHTIKSILLAGILFLLAVSGLSKFGLVGYSSAMMLIFCIVVTVFYGTRGGIISVLLSSVAVAVVGASFVKGMLTLNLDILGYIQSPFSWILGTVSMVFLTGLIVIIMSKVNSQLAGLVRDLNTQNTELLTTNRALSDALDETRRLKTGLEQAQKMELVGIVAGGVVHDLNNVLAASINYPEMLLLDTPEDSPLRKPLETIKKSGLRAAAIVEDLLTLSRRRVANKEVLDINNIVAECVAGPEVERIKIFHPKADIRVEHEGTPLKIKGFPVHFAKTITNLVSNAAEAMPEGGKIVIKTSSEIITVENRPDSKMSEGEYALLQVSDEGQGISEEEKEKIFEPFYTKKEMGRSGTGLGMTIVWNSIKDHEGYIFLDSIKGRGTTFRLYFPITHEPLPEKKVRPALSLKNGRGESILVVDDVKEQREIATKILTMLGYSVAVKSNGEEALDYIKDHPADLVLLDMVMQKGMDGLDTYQKIHELRPEQKVIIISGYAETDRLKRALELGAGAYLKKPYLTETVACAVREELDKKPKERIVYN
- a CDS encoding response regulator, with product MTPEKIILQSAGSLSVGIIALLMFTLQSLLFLKRREKTWYAWSAAISFSAVLYTTGIFIEYNTPAGPLNRFSGILEFAALILLIHCMYGFTYSYLGMNAKRYHLIAGLFHLLIMTLLWATDLIVSYEFSTWQFLFLKSPYVEPSIGIIGPFFMLYIAASALYGMILWIRHRQTEVKYRIIFLSGMGFWIILGIHDGLAASGVSTIQYMMEYGFLGFAFTVLWVVINSYMDTETDEKYRLITEHANESIIIVQDEKIVFGNPAFCNLIGEPLTDLSSLTFYEMMNPKDREFYTNVYFSLLKGEAPPGRHTMCVKEKGGEERFLEIVITAITYRGRAAALGVMRDITEQKKEAEALRDTEEKVLRLKKMESLGLLAGGVAHDLNNVLSGIINYPELLLMDIGQDSPLRKPLEGIKSSGERAVAIVQDLLTVARGVAIQKEPLNINDIVISYLDSPEYTKLNQFHSGVTVKTALDPDLPDIEGSPIHIRKVIMNLVSNAAEAISDKGNILISTMPCCLEKPVKGYDTLNTGEYLMLSVADNGPGIDPEDMERIFEPFYTKKVMGRSGTGLGLSVVWNVIHDHKGYIDVTSSSEGTTFSLYFPSLKLVDSRRRFAVPVSEYQGNNEKIMVVDDVDAQRDITCSMLERLGYETIAVSSGEEAVSRIKNNPVDLVLIDMIMEPGINGKETYERMLKIRPGQKAIIVSGFAETDDVKKTLKMGAGKYLKKPFSFEDIGLTIKAELKRKAS
- a CDS encoding response regulator; translation: MGTELEEARKEAEYYKKVAQNTGNLFLRETEELSTLVNRIRGVEKALREGEERLRNIIEHSNEMFFLHDTSHKFIYVSPKSQEFFGFKPDDMNIMWTDLVTDNPDNRAGFESTAKAIETGIKQKPYIIECRKKDGNKILLEIDESPVRDEQGRVVAIAGAARDVTGREKLEADLRQAIKMEAIGTLAGGIAHDFNNLLMGIQGRTSLILMDIDPNHPFTEHLKGIEEHVQSASNLTSQLLAFARKGNFEVKPLDLNELIKHSSHMFGRTKKDIKINLQLQPGLWTVETDRGQMEQVFLNLFINAWHAMPGGGEICIISENIMLENTSAISFSVMPGNYVKISVSDTGVGIDDAIKEKIFDPFFTTKEMGRGTGLGLASVYGIIKNHGGIIDVHSIKGKGTTFDIYLPGSNKEVAEVKAINEEAIKGTGTILLVDDEPMIINVGKALLERLGYKVIIAESGNAAINVFETDKDKIDIVILDMIMPGMNGIETYRRLKKSNPGIKVLFSSGYSMDEGTSEILNLDSNGFIQKPYKFEKLSQKLKIMLGTN